One region of Armigeres subalbatus isolate Guangzhou_Male chromosome 3, GZ_Asu_2, whole genome shotgun sequence genomic DNA includes:
- the LOC134220982 gene encoding uncharacterized protein LOC134220982: protein MEDLEKTKENIQPLRGGRNVEQLEIALTSEAQLAEERRVHEQRIENYEGDDPLQPWYEYICWMEQTDFSNGKLSGSNEVLLRCIEKFEIEERYHQDHRFIKLCMKYMDTQRSPQQLYQELYDRGIGTMCAELYIGWAYYYDAEDNFAQAEAVFRKGLDAGATPREDIEQAHRQFGFSMSQRLLHKDESSKISFKSTLAERRNALTSLKAHKKRHVGSIRTGLAVKSANPGTVDQENIPNGSMNTNASLPVYTGAAESSVSSHSIIRSLVDHARDRENIREPGPWSNVKGQQNKRGPLFGASHEPSFKISEDSVEFQPIPVIVDNLSRGIQLGPNHKRKNYPQTVFEVAVCDDDKPSGVGMYDKLSLYCQGGTQDFSPEELHGYRYFKRRGIVNKMTMQYDPIWGSGESIRLHPYHVRECKCKPGDDLKTENPTIGTATEGIQTPIAEIYAEAREVSIDELRSQKWKDGKIKRHIDHKHDDDMMRVDMDETIVRTKRVSIAPPRISMMPMQPGSSRVSVLTTATSVEAEKYTGAVKKSDIYKRRPIDSPDIKPGPKKKISLEGQIPEDDEQLEQERPEFIAPAAKPKTTLAIPIFVDDEEPPENKETNSYYPNESCSTQMFNMFVKSQSTPLALKTCPTRKSDVAIRRPNISFDENDEIEPPIQDENLAQMHPVKINDENAEQEALTPSGSNITHAPKQLSTIMERTENSTISVAGSTKSSVSSPPLGEVISPMPGTNSDDERPGIKNMKQAVKNLTNMHMESTLKHQTGDNSVFKVPESIINSAVAKPNDVPFTTVREEQPFPLKSVTESPFVIHIDSTETMANVPLVSKMDLPQAVPDDKENKQQMNVELKQDAHFQVQEEATSTGTTNIIFRNVSHLPQRDLAINSIMSFKMTTERTNTVPLPLIKQPTVAKSPTALKTTKADDSLFEVLAKTPSPKGPAQKSFFDLADFQKTPKAKIPEPKEPASKQQLFKAGDPSTQPKPIIIQSVMGAINLADFPSPPKRASTEDLNTEIFSLNMNNVKNSTLLPGCFPAEFDIPPSKMATSISPGEARPLREIDFEISRNEVQMRKLNLAEKQMDPDGFMMPAVPIFKSPIVIDLDEGDSDELGKSIYVPKPTCTEKVERWDEIDEHFNPANNVYVKKETDPDETMHFIYRQTKVGEIDPFDPKLQAAFLEQLDFMKYIEELSTCSLVNKVEPLTRAKMVNICGTEFSVLKKIGEGTFGMVYSAKNLSSGQVVAMKQERPANLWEYYICLELRSRVNNEDILPGMMSVDFAIVGNNASILVSPFSRFGNILDVCNVVKRVTNKNVDEFIAMDITSQILSIIDHLHSCQIIHADIKPDNFLLMAPIDLDSRIPCVQLIDFGVSIDLKLFPRDTTFKKVVTTECFTCIEMLEKRPWTYQPDLYGVAGTTHVMLFGTYMEVQKDIVNWNIKARMPRYFRKAVWDHYFSSMLNIRDCSDMPNLQALRSRLMTEIEENKRYIRDKVSEFNQAVLSGM from the exons ATGGAAGACCTCGAAAAAACAAAGGAAAATATACAACCGTTACGCGGTGGTCGGAATGTAGAGCAGTTGGAAATTGCCCTGACTTCGGAGGCCCAACTGGCCGAGGAAAGAAG aGTTCACGAACAACGTATAGAAAATTATGAAGGTGACGATCCGCTTCAACCGTGGTACGAATACATCTGCTGGATGGAGCAGACGGATTTCAGCAACGGCAAACTTTCTGGCAGCAATGAGGTTCTTTTGCGGTGCATCgagaaatttgaaatcgaaGAACGTTATCATCAGGACCATCGATTCATCAAGCTTTGCATGAAATAT ATGGACACTCAGCGCTCTCCACAGCAACTGTATCAGGAATTGTACGATCGTGGCATTGGAACAATGTGTGCTGAGCTGTATATTGGTTGGGCCTATTACTACGATGCGGAAGATAACTTTGCTCAAGCAGAAGCAGTTTTCCGGAAAGGTCTGGACGCAGGAGCCACACCCCGGGAGGACATCGAGCAAGCCCATCGTCAGTTTGGCTTTTCCATGTCACAACGATTGCTACACAAGGACGAATCATCGAAAATAAGTTTCAAATCCACTTTGGCCGAAAGGAGAAACGCCCTCACGTCGCTTAAGGCCCACAAGAAACGACATGTCGGTAGTATTCGGACTGGGCTTGCGGTGAAAAGCGCGAATCCCGGAACCGTGGATCAGGAGAACATTCCGAATGGTTCAATGAACACCAATGCTTCACTGCCAGTCTACACCGGTGCTGCAGAGTCTTCTGTTTCTAGTCATTCAATTATCCGATCCCTGGTGGACCATGCTCGAGATCGTGAAAATATTCGTGAACCAGGACCTTGGTCGAACGTCAAAGGCCAACAAAATAAACGTGGACCACTTTTTGGAGCGTCGCATGAACCGTCATTTAAAATATCCGAGGATTCGGTAGAATTTCAGCCTATTCCAGTGATTGTGGACAATTTATCACGGGGAATCCAACTGGGCCCGAATCACAAACGAAAAAACTATCCTCAGACGGTGTTCGAAGTGGCCGTTTGTGATGACGACAAACCTTCAGGCGTCGGCATGTACGACAAACTTAGTCTCTACTGTCAAGGAGGGACACAAGACTTTTCCCCGGAAGAACTGCACGGGTATCGATATTTCAAACGTCGTGGCATTGTAAATAAAATGACAATGCAGTATGATCCCATTTGGGGCAGCGGGGAGAGTATCCGTTTGCATCCATATCACGTACGGGAGTGCAAATGTAAACCGGGCGACGACTTGAAAACAGAAAATCCCACCATCGGAACTGCTACGGAAGGAATTCAAACTCCGATCGCGGAAATCTACGCTGAAGCAAGGGAGGTGTCAATCGATGAGTTACGATCGCAAAAGTGGAAGGATGGCAAAATCAAAC GGCACATTGACCATAAACACGACGACGATATGATGCGAGTTGATATGGATGAAACGATTGTTCGAACAAAACGTGTTTCCATTGCCCCTCCAAGAATAAGTATGATGCCAATGCAGCCCGGTTCAAGTAGAGTATCTGTGCTGACAACTGCCACAAGTGTTGAAGCAGAGAAATACACCGGAGCAGTCAAAAAGTCAGACATATACAAACGCCGTCCAATCGATTCACCAGATATCAAGCCTGGtccaaagaaaaaaatatcgcTGGAAGGTCAAATACCGGAGGATGATGAGCAATTAGAACAGGAGCGACCTGAATTTATCGCACCTGCTGCTAAGCCTAAAACAACACTTGCAATACCAATCTTTGTCGATGATGAAGAACCGCCAGAAAACAAGGAAACCAACAGCTACTATCCGAACGAGTCATGCTCTACACAAATGTTCAATATGTTCGTCAAAAGCCAGAGTACCCCACTGGCACTAAAAACGTGCCCAACTAGAAAGTCCGATGTAGCGATACGACGACCCAATATATCGTTTGACGAGAACGACGAGATTGAACCTCCGATTCAGGATGAAAATCTTGCACAAATGCACCCCGTCAAAATTAACGACGAAAACGCCGAACAGGAGGCATTGACCCCGTCTGGCTCAAATATCACCCATGCACCTAAACAACTATCAACGATTATGGAACGCACTGAGAATAGTACCATATCTGTTGCAGGCAGTACAAAATCTTCCGTTTCGTCACCACCTCTAGGCGAAGTTATCTCACCAATGCCAGGGACCAATTCGGACGACGAACGACCGGGTATCAAAAACATGAAACAAGCTGTCAAGAACCTCACCAACATGCACATGGAGAGCACTTTGAAACATCAGACTGGCGATAATTCGGTTTTTAAGGTTCCTGAATCAATAATTAATTCAGCCGTGGCTAAGCCTAACGATGTACCATTCACGACTGTTCGAGAAGAGCAACCATTTCCGTTAAAATCCGTCACAGAGAGTCCATTCGTGATTCACATTGATAGCACGGAAACGATGGCAAATGTACCGTTGGTATCTAAAATGGATCTGCCTCAGGCTGTTCCCGATGATAAAGAAAACAAACAACAGATGAACGTTGAACTAAAACAAGATGCTCACTTTCAGGTGCAAGAAGAAGCCACATCCACCGGAACGACAAACATTATTTTCAGAAATGTTTCTCATCTCCCTCAGCGCGATCTCGCTATCAATTCTATAATGTCTTTCAAAATGACTACTGAACGAACAAACACGGTTCCTCTACCCCTGATAAAGCAGCCAACGGTAGCAAAAAGCCCTACGGCACTTAAAACCACTAAAGCTGATGATTCATTGTTCGAAGTGTTGGCCAAAACACCATCTCCCAAAGGACCGGCACAAAAATCATTCTTCGATTTGGCCGACTTCCAGAAAACACCGAAAGCTAAAATCCCAGAACCCAAAGAGCCCGCTTCCAAACAACAACTGTTTAAAGCCGGAGATCCCTCAACTCAGCCTAAGCCAATCATCATACAAAGCGTCATGGGAGCGATAAACTTGGCAGATTTCCCATCCCCCCCGAAACGCGCCTCAACTGAAGATTTAAACACGGAGATCTTCTCGCTCAACATGAATAATGTAAAAAATTCCACATTACTTCCGGGATGCTTCCCAGCCGAATTCGATATTCCACCCTCAAAAATGGCCACAAGCATTAGCCCGGGCGAAGCGAGACCCCTCCGCGAAATCGACTTCGAAATCAGTCGCAACGAAGTTCAGATGAGAAAGCTCAACTTGGCTGAAAAACAGATGGACCCAGATGGTTTCATGATGCCGGCTGTGCCGATATTCAAGTCCCCAATCGTAATTGATCTGGACGAAGGCGACAGCGATGAGCTGGGGAAGAGCATCTATGTGCCGAAGCCCACGTGTACTGAAAAGGTCGAACGGTGGGACGAAATCGACGAACATTTCAACCCGGCCAACAACGTGTACGTGAAGAAGGAAACCGACCCGGACGAGACGATGCACTTCATCTATCGGCAAACCAAAGTTGGCGAAATAGATCCGTTTGATCCCAAGCTGCAGGCAGCTTTTCTAGAGCAGTTGGATTTTATGAAGTACATCGAGGAGCTTTCCACTTGCTCGTTGGTCAACAAGGTTGAACCACTAACGAGAGCCAAGATGGTGAACATTTGTGGCACTGAGTTCTCGGTTCTGAAGAAGATCGGTGAGGGAACTTTTGGCATGGTTTACAG TGCGAAAAATCTCAGCTCTGGGCAAGTGGTAGCGATGAAACAGGAGCGCCCGGCTAATCTTTGGGAATATTACATATGCCTTGAACTAAGAAGCCGCGTCAATAACGAGGATATT CTTCCAGGGATGATGAGTGTCGATTTCGCTATCGTGGGTAATAATGCCAGTATACTTGTGTCGCCTTTCTCTCGGTTCGGCAATATACTGGATGTCTGCAATGTAGTGAAACGAGTCACCAACAAAAACGTCGATGAATTCATCGCCATGGACATCACCAGCCAGATACTGTCTATCATAGATCATCTACATAGCTGTCAAATCATTCACGCTGACATAAAACCAGACAATTTCCTCTTGATGGCTCC aattgatttggattcgaGAATACCATGCGTGCAATTGATTGACTTTGGCGTTTCCATTGATCTCAAGCTATTTCCAAGGGATACAACATTCAAAAAA gtCGTCACAACGGAATGCTTCACCTGCATTGAAATGCTAGAGAAGAGGCCGTGGACATATCAGCCTGACCTGTATGGTGTTGCTGGAACAACACATGTCATGCTGTTCGGAACATATATGGAAGTGCAGAAGGATATCGTCAACTGGAACATCAAAGCGCGGATGCCACGGTATTTCCGGAAAGCCGTTTGGGATCACTACTTTTCGTCGATGTTGAATATTCGCGATTGTAGTGACATGCCCAACTTGCAGGCACTCAGAAGTAGGTTAATGACGGAGATCGAGGAAAATAAGAGATATATACGTGACAAGGTAAGCGAATTTAATCAAGCTGTATTATCTGGAATGTAG